CATGTCACATAAAGAAACATGAATTAGTCAAACGAACTTCACATGACTATTCCCATCAATGACTGAACCAACTGGTTCAAGGATAAGCAATTGGCCAACTTGACAATTGAACACGGGAGTGATTATCAGCACAAAATAGTCAAACCTCACATTCTATTATCTGAGATCATTGCAAAGAAAGGGAGAAATAACAGAATTTACTATATTTGGGCGAAAATGGGGCATAAAATAAACCTATCTAGGAGCAGCGGAATGAAATACCTAAATGCACGGTAAAGTGGGCGATACCACAGAAAGTAACCACCTGGAACTCCCGAGATGAAGTAGATGATtgcaaggaaccagattttaaCACCTAAGAAAAGAGCCAAGAACTCGGATAAGGGGAAATCTCACAAATTGACTGCCCCAACATGTGCATGAAGCAGAATAAACTATCGTCACTGCAAACTAACCTTGCCCCTTAATCCAAGCTGTTGTCACGGCTATTATGTTCCAAAACAGACATAGCACTATTCCTGCATAGtataaatttgaattattttggtgCACGTACTGAAGCATACTTGTGTTTAACTAAACTATCAGAAAAGATAACTACAAGAATCACTCAAGTGGTTTTCAAACACATGTAACAACTTAATATCTTAAAGAAGCAAGAGACAATCAGGCAATGCAGAAATGGTCTCATTAACCCTATAAGTTTGGGTTACTAGTTAAGGAACAGACACCTGAGCAAGGATCATAACACCAAACAAGTATAATTCCCATGAAAAAAACCAAATGCAAAAACTACCATAATGATCCATATGATTACTTTGATATTTCAAAGGCTCGAGATTTACCTGGAAGTCAAATTTCAAACTctagaaaaagaacaaagtaaaAAGTAGAATGTTAAACCTATGGCTTGGAGATATTTACTGTTAAATTTACAAGTCATTGTgaataacaaaacaaaagtcAAATCACCAAAAGAAACTAAAGCCAAAAACTTCAACCATAATGAAAAGCTTCAGCTACGCCAAACAGCCAGTTAAAATGGTACAGATGGCAGCTCATAAAACAACGTGCAAAACTTGATTAATTAGGGTTTTGACAATGACATCCCACATCCACAAGGATACTGGATTCACTGTTAGCCTGTTCTTATGTCAAAAGTTGCTGAGAAAAAACTAGTGTGCACAGTGCACACACAACACTCGGCCGTCCCCTGCCTTCTCTTTCAGATCCCACATCCACAAGGATACTGGATTCTGTGTTAACCTCTTCTTGTGTCAAAATTTGCTAACTAGTAAAACCACCCTTCCACCCCCCacccctccttttctttctcctttcacATCCGCTGAGCCCACAAAGAAGTTGTTCACTAGGTAACCTTAGCTTTGGCAGTGCTTCATGCACACTCTTTTTAATCCTAACATGCACCACAAGATGGAAGGGAAATAGACTCACTATGGCAAATAACAAACTTTCGTTGACTCCAGCTGGTAATCGAACAGATGATAGACAAGATCCAATCATAAAACTCGGCAACAAAAAGGCAACGATATCTTATATatgatcattttccaaaaacttAGTATTTCACAGTCCAAAAGTGCAGGACAAGCCTACTAGCAGTCAAATGTTATAGAAAATATCTTGTCATCTCAAGAGGAGAATTTAATCAACTTTCACATGCCTAGATATGTTGTGAATGCAACATATTGTAGCCTCTGAAGATGAATCGGAATTTCATTTGCAATGTCGTGGTGGATGATGGGGAGAAACGGGGGCCAATTCTTCTCCTCAAGAACAATACCAGCTGCAAAGAGAATGCAATTCACATAACCATGTCAGATGAAGAAAATAGCTCAAATGACATTATTCATTGCTTAGAGCAAATGAGGTGAGCAACATCTTGAATATCATACAGAATATGCCAACGGTTTTATCTGAACGTGATAAGATACCCCTTGATAACCCACAGGCCATCAGATGGAGAAACAACTAACAATTTTCCAAAGGAAATAGTAACACACGTGTGAGTTACAGTGAGAACTAAATATACAAATTCCCCAAAGAAATAGAACCAGTGCTCCATAACTCAATTACCTCGAGCTGCAGCTTCTTCTCTCCGTCGAACTTCCTGCAAGCACCAGAAGCAAAAGAAACACCACATCAAGAGGGTCACTACACCAGTGAGTACAACGCCTGTTATGTATGAACTAAGAGTCTAAGATTTCCAAACCCATGGTACACACTCTTCTTCTGAAGCAGAAAATTCATGAGACAACTATCACTAGTCACCGTTTTATTGCAAGTTAGCAGTGGATCCtctcatttttctctcattGTTTTATCTTACAAGTTGATCCTATATCTTCTGTAGATGGCAATCCAAAGAAAGAAGTGTTCATGCTGGAAACTAGAAGTGCAATAACCTGTTCCCTTCTCTTCAGTTCAGCCTCCTTAGCTTGAagctccttctccttccttttcaAATCCTATATTGAGGATTAATGACCGATAAGATGCCCAGAAAATAACTTcgaaataaagaaagaacaaataaaaacgCACATTTAAATTATATGACCAACCTGATAACCTGATCCTGCTGTGTCAAGAGGAATATCAATTGTTGCACCACGATCATAAAAGTCGGCAGGTTCTGGGGGAAGTGGCGAAAGCCTTGAGTTCGAAGCTGGTGGTACACCCCCAGTACTCTGGCAAAAGACCCATAATGTGAGGAacagataaaagaaaaggacaagcaTGCAGCTAGAGCAAGATATTGCACCCCAGCACCGTGATACAAACCCAGAGAGAGTAAATAAAATCCAGTAGTCGCTTCTGGGTAAAGATGTGCGCGATGCATGACAGAACAAATGCCAGAACAATCATCAGAAAATGGATGAGATAATCCCAGCAAGCGGAATCCCAAACTCCATGAACAATGACCAGATTTtatattcaaaaatcaaatacaTAAAGGAACTAGCTGAAGCTATTATCACCCACCGAACGTCAAGTATCCACTTGGAAAAGATCATCTTGTAAAATTGAACGAAAAAATCCTGAACTACCCAATTGAGCTACAAATCGCAGAGAGCATAATACAGTaaagatcatttcttttttcgaccaaaaaaaaaaaataccttaaaGACAAAAAAGTTAGCATTTACCGTGTAAAACGCACCCCCACCATAGTTTGAGGAAGCTTTGGTCCTGACAGCTGGGTCCTGATAGTCAAAGTCAATTAAGAACAATCTGATGCAACAAGTagcacaaacaaaagaaaaattgaaagaattctTATGCAGATCTAATCAATCAACTAATCACAACAAAAATTCAAGTATGAATCCTTCCAACTATCCAGAGCAACTCCATATCCCCTTAATTCAACTCGAAAAAGTTAGGTCCGCCAGCAAACTGAGATCAGAAACCTCAATTCTCACTCATCCGTGCCCATATCAGTCCTCAACTACCAAATTGCATAACAAACGATGCTCCAAAATCCGAAACGGCAACTGGGACGCACTCGAATCGCAGGAAGATCCGCGGAGGAGGAACTTACAGAGAAAGGGTTGACTTCTTCTTCGTCGAAGGGGTTCTTATCGTACCGACCGGCCATCGTACCAAGATGCTTCGTCTCAGCTCTGCAACCACAgcgacagagagagacagaaaaaGATAAGTATGAAGAACCGCCGATGGAATCGAAGGACGAAACaggggaaggagagagaaaattgctTACCGGAGAAGGAATTCAAATGCTCCGAACTGTGAAAAGCTCGAGCCTTTCCTCGAAAGTTAAAcgcttctagagagagagagggggctgTTGAATTTCTAGAGATAGAGGACTCGTCTTCGGTCAGCTCGCAGACAATCTACATACGCTTTGaaaatgttagagagagagagagagagagagagagagagaaggcatttttccttcctacatgatagcTTTGTGTCGTTTGTGTGTGAAAGACAAATGTgtcctaacttttttttcctattttttttagaaaattcctaGTTATGTAATAagaagttgataaattaaaatttgtcacattagTTTACTAATCAACGTCATGCATCCACTATAGTGTATAGCTGGTATTGATCCaaacataattacaaaaaaattacaaaatttttgaCGTACAATTCATGCTCActcaagaaattagaaaaattatacaAGTGAAATTTTAGAAAGTTAACGAGCATAATGTAGATCAGCACGCCTATGAAGTGTGTACTTCTGGTGTCATTATATTCAAATCAATACTATCTAATGTTTGCTCTAGAATCGGGAAAATTATATGATCACATTGTCAAAAAGCGAACAAGCAAAATGTACGTCTTAAATTagaatataattattatttcaaTACAACCACTATAAATGACACGTATTTATGAGAGATCTAGCCCTAATTTGGCACATCCttagtcttttttttattacacaATTTGATTTTAGCAAAACTCTAATTGACTTGTTGACACGTTAATGAGCCCCAAGCATTGCATGGACCAATCAACTATGCCCAATTCATCGTTTAATGAGGAAACAACATTAGTTCAGGTGATTATCTTAGTAGGACCTGCATATTTCTCGTGTAATTTACAAGTGAGTGCATATATCCCAAAATTTCAATTGGCATATCAAGAaacaattttctgaaaatacgGTCATACCAAGGAAGGGAGATTTCTCTCCTACATGGGCCCGTTTTATATACAAGAGCAATAGACTCCACAGATGCGTTCTTCATTTCAAAAGTGTCGGTACCTGCACTCCCCGCACCCCTAATTGCcaatcatatcttttttttttcttccttgatgACGGGAAATACCCTCTATTTGTTTTATATCCGAGGGATCCGAGGTCCGACAAGGCCTCATATGAAGCATTTTAAGGACTTATTTAGGTCCCAAGAGATTGGAAATGTGTCTGCCATTAGAATGTTACTTCGTTGGAGCttgcttaaaaaaagaaaaaagagagagagacctcatGAACTGTCCATCAATCTCACCTAACACATAAGAGAGGGAGAGCTAATCCATAGGTAATTAATTATCCTATATAtgtttatgtaattaattttctCCTTAGTACCTACTTTTTCAGagtggtcaatttttttttttttttgggctttgtgATGTATGTTCTCTTGGAGTTGTTTCCTATGGGCCCCACTTCTAGACGCAATTGTAGAaattaattatcatttttataaaaaatgaaaataaaaaaaaaattgtcatgataatgaaaaaataaaattttgcttGTGGGGAAGGAACGGAACGGAACGACGCCCTTCGCTTTTGACCTGTCTTTCGGAAAGTTCAACAGGGTcgcaaatcattttttaaaatctgatttttgggGGAGGATGTTTGTTGACCACCGGAACTTTCGATGTCCTCTTAGGTTTTCACTATTGGGGCACGCGGCTCTTTGCTCTTTTTTCACTACAGGTATCTCAACTTTTAGGTCGATAAAATCCAGGGGAgttaccaaaagaaaaagaaaaagttctaaatttgtCTCATACTGATCTTTTTATTTGGCAATGATTTGCCAACATAGCctttttcggccaaaattaaccgGAAATCGGCGACGTGGACCCAATTGTCCTAAATGGCATAACCGACGCCGATAATTgagatttttgcatttttaaaatatttttttattttttcttcttcttttttccattgtgactgaaattaatttgggataaaaatGATGTTGATGTTTTTCATTGTGATTGAAACTCACCTAAGCCCTCATTAGCCCCGAGAGTGCAAGTCCCTACCAAATGCGGGCGAGAGCCGCCTCCCAAGCGGCTGGCAAGACCGTGATGGCCTATCCCTCACGAGGTGGCCGCGAGATTGCCAACcacattgaaaaagaaaaagaaaggtaaaaatcatatatatatatatatatatatatatatatgcaggtataaattttaaaaaaaattgaaaaaattgtccatatcagCACTAATCTTTGCCTCGTAGGACTTTTgatgtccacattagcgattttcagccCAAATTAGCCGAAAAGATTTTTgatgtccacattagcgattttcagcccaaattagccaaaaaaattttcaaaccaaattagccaaaaaaaatttcaaaagatttatgactaaattggcattcacaaaataaaataaaaaatttattattcatacaataagtttatgactttggtggtaattttctccatctCTACATATGCACGGATCATTACGCCTACTCTATTTAAATGAGGTTCTAACCAAGAACGGTAGCCACGATCCTGAATCTGTTTTGAATGAGTGGACACTTTGATTCGAACGCGGAATCCACCACATCTAGATCGAGTGTTTATCCACTTAGCCAACTTCATATCTATTACCCTAGCCAGACTCCACGACGGATATAAACATCAATTAAAGGCAAGCCATCCATGCCAAAATCAGAGGATTGATAAAGAATCGCTTCCAGCTCGATTTTAGGGAAATAGGATCGAGTCGATAACGCAAATGCCTAGACGCTCTTGTCGGCTTAGCCAATCCCGTGTCGGCTCGCCCGTAAGCTCATGTGGTTTTAGCTCACTACATGTTTCTTTCTCGGATTGTAGTAGTTTGTCCTAGTAGCATCGTTGACATTGTTGGGATACCATAGGAAAACCCCGACCAACTGTAAATTTTTTTCcgaatatttttgtgaaaagcTATTGTTATTTACAACAAAAATCAAGGAGGTCAAACAATGCGAGGTCACCGTATATGACAACAGACAGCTAAGTTTGCGCTCCGTACTTTTGTCCGGATAGAAATCGAAAGGCAGCAGTAGACCCATTTCAAATCAATAGAACCCATCTCTCTCCAAGAGACTTCTTCTCCattcctcgttttttttttttttttaaatttcaaaatttgaacaaGCTGAGACAATTAGCTTGTTCAAATTGGAAAGACGTTAGTCAAGCTCAAAGGCAATAAGAATTGTGTATGATATATAGTCCACCATACGTCTTTGAATTTGACGTTTTATTTTAATATCATCGCCAATAATCTCTAAATTCTTGCTCGGTATTCAACTCCATTCCCCAAACTTTGTTCTGGTTGAACTTTTTGAATTGGGTTCGACATCATACTTTCATTTACTAGACTaacaaaaattgttgatgtgacaAATAAAACATCATTAATCATTAAGTGTCCGAATTTGCGTTTGGCGTGACCAATCAGATGGCCTAGATGCTTCCACGTTGTCCATGGAAGGGGCATATATCACAAAACGAGTCGTAttctttttaccctttttttctccccgtctttcttcttctcctccctaGGCCCGTCGCCATGTAGCCGAGCTCCACCACCTGCCGCCACTTGTCTAGAACACCACCGAGTTTGAgctgaaagaaagagagatgacAGGAGAGTATAGGCCTGAGATCGAGCACAAGTCGTGATGGCGGCAATCCACAAGTTGGCATGGCGGTGATGCCGGCAATCCACAAGTTGGCATGGCGCTTCACCGACTAAATGATTACATcaagcaaaatttaaaaaaaaaaaatcagtgaaaAACCTGATAAAAACCGGAATATTACCCATTCTCATAAGGAATGTCCAAGAACAGCTTGTGCAGAACCATTCAATCCCAACCCCAACAAGCATAACAATATTATCCACGCCCACCCACTCGATGAGCAGAACTAATTCGCCCCTTCAGCTTCTTTGGAAGTACCCTTTCTCACTCACAAAACTGGAGTTTTTTCAGACTCGGCCATTCA
This sequence is a window from Rhodamnia argentea isolate NSW1041297 chromosome 3, ASM2092103v1, whole genome shotgun sequence. Protein-coding genes within it:
- the LOC115750412 gene encoding secretory carrier-associated membrane protein 3 isoform X2; its protein translation is MAGRYDKNPFDEEEVNPFSDPAVRTKASSNYGGGAFYTSTGGVPPASNSRLSPLPPEPADFYDRGATIDIPLDTAGSGYQDLKRKEKELQAKEAELKRREQEVRRREEAAARAGIVLEEKNWPPFLPIIHHDIANEIPIHLQRLQYVAFTTYLGIVLCLFWNIIAVTTAWIKGQGVKIWFLAIIYFISGVPGGYFLWYRPLYRAFRTDSAIKFGWFFLFYLFHIGFCVLAAVAPPIIFKGKSLAGILAAIDLTNQAAIVAIFYFIGFGLFCLETVLSIWVIQQVYMYFRGSGKANEMKRDAARGAMRAAL
- the LOC115750412 gene encoding secretory carrier-associated membrane protein 3 isoform X1, with amino-acid sequence MAGRYDKNPFDEEEVNPFSDPAVRTKASSNYGGGAFYTVNANFQSTGGVPPASNSRLSPLPPEPADFYDRGATIDIPLDTAGSGYQDLKRKEKELQAKEAELKRREQEVRRREEAAARAGIVLEEKNWPPFLPIIHHDIANEIPIHLQRLQYVAFTTYLGIVLCLFWNIIAVTTAWIKGQGVKIWFLAIIYFISGVPGGYFLWYRPLYRAFRTDSAIKFGWFFLFYLFHIGFCVLAAVAPPIIFKGKSLAGILAAIDLTNQAAIVAIFYFIGFGLFCLETVLSIWVIQQVYMYFRGSGKANEMKRDAARGAMRAAL